One Sphaerisporangium krabiense DNA segment encodes these proteins:
- the ftsW gene encoding putative lipid II flippase FtsW, whose amino-acid sequence MTAEATGAAAPAEGTVASGARRGHAGGRLAALGELLNRPLTSYYLVLGCSLLLLALGLMMVLSASSIEALQKTGNPFYWFIKQSLSVGLGLPAMWICSRLPQRFFRLAGYPLMILSIIGLIMVIFIGETELGAQRWIYIGGLTIQPSEPAKLGLMLWGADLLARKAKNGRIEWRQLLLPLLPGTVILAVLVLLGSDLGTTLVLMLIFLALLWVVGAPLKLFGVILSVAGLATIIMISVEGYRSDRITGWLDVWGNAQTSGYQAAQGQIAMGSGGWFGLGLGSSRQKWSWVPHAESDFIFSIIGEELGLMGTLVVIALFGLLGYAGLRVASRVKDPFIRLAASAAVAWIAGQAIVNIGAVIGALPITGIPLPLVSYGGSALLPTLAALGMLLSFAKREPGAADALAARGPGPLARALSWLGLGRPSAKGRRPGRLRADIEARGVKGPT is encoded by the coding sequence GTGACCGCCGAGGCCACCGGGGCCGCCGCCCCCGCCGAGGGGACGGTGGCGTCCGGCGCGCGCCGCGGCCACGCGGGCGGCAGGCTGGCGGCGCTCGGCGAGCTGCTGAACCGCCCGCTCACCTCCTACTACCTGGTGCTCGGGTGCAGCCTGCTGCTGCTGGCGCTCGGCCTGATGATGGTGCTGTCGGCGTCCAGCATCGAGGCGCTGCAGAAGACCGGCAACCCGTTCTACTGGTTCATCAAGCAGTCGCTGTCGGTCGGCCTGGGCCTGCCCGCGATGTGGATCTGCTCGCGGCTGCCCCAGCGCTTCTTCCGCCTCGCCGGGTACCCGCTGATGATCCTCTCGATCATCGGGCTCATCATGGTCATCTTCATCGGCGAGACCGAGCTCGGCGCGCAGCGGTGGATCTACATCGGCGGGCTCACCATCCAGCCGTCGGAGCCCGCCAAGCTCGGCCTGATGCTGTGGGGCGCCGACCTGCTCGCGCGCAAGGCCAAGAACGGGCGCATCGAGTGGCGGCAGCTCCTGCTCCCGCTCCTGCCCGGCACCGTGATCCTCGCCGTCCTGGTCCTGCTCGGGAGCGACCTCGGCACCACGCTGGTCCTCATGCTGATCTTCCTGGCGCTGCTGTGGGTGGTCGGCGCGCCGCTCAAGCTGTTCGGCGTCATCCTGTCGGTCGCCGGCCTCGCCACCATCATCATGATCAGCGTCGAGGGCTACCGCTCCGACCGCATCACCGGCTGGCTGGACGTCTGGGGCAACGCCCAGACGTCGGGCTACCAGGCCGCGCAGGGCCAGATCGCGATGGGCTCGGGAGGCTGGTTCGGCCTCGGCCTCGGCAGCAGCCGCCAGAAGTGGAGCTGGGTGCCGCACGCCGAGAGCGACTTCATCTTCTCCATCATCGGCGAGGAGCTCGGCCTGATGGGCACGCTGGTCGTGATCGCCCTGTTCGGCCTGCTCGGGTACGCGGGCCTGCGGGTGGCCTCCCGCGTCAAGGACCCGTTCATCCGCCTGGCCGCCTCCGCGGCGGTCGCCTGGATCGCCGGGCAGGCCATCGTCAACATCGGCGCGGTGATCGGCGCGTTGCCCATCACGGGCATTCCGCTGCCGCTGGTGTCGTACGGTGGTTCGGCACTGTTGCCCACGCTCGCGGCGCTCGGCATGTTGTTGTCGTTCGCCAAACGGGAGCCGGGCGCGGCCGACGCACTGGCCGCTCGCGGCCCCGGCCCCTTGGCGCGGGCTCTAAGCTGGCTTGGTTTGGGTCGTCCATCGGCGAAGGGGCGCCGTCCCGGGCGTCTCCGGGCCGACATCGAGGCACGTGGAGTGAAAGGACCGACATGA
- the murG gene encoding undecaprenyldiphospho-muramoylpentapeptide beta-N-acetylglucosaminyltransferase produces MRVVLAGGGTAGHIEPALALADALRRYDPSIGVTCLGTERGLETRLVPARGYELALVPAVPLPRAITPQLLTVPGRLAGAINTAAGILDRSQADVLVGFGGYVATPAYLGARRRGVPIVVHEANPRPGLANRLGARLTEHVFTGHPDAVLPRAQYVGIPLRREIAMLDRLSMGDKARSYFGLESDRPTLLVFGGSQGARAINEAALAAAPALRQAGVQVVHVVGPKNELIAEPPPGDPQYVVLPYIDRMDLAYAAADFVLCRSGALTCAELTAVGLPAAFVPLPHGNGEQSLNAAPIVQAGGGIMVDNADLTTEWILRNVLPILRDPERVVAMSAAAARMGRKDADEVLAGKVLGVVAAGGRR; encoded by the coding sequence ATGAGGGTGGTCCTCGCAGGCGGCGGCACGGCCGGCCACATCGAACCCGCTCTGGCGCTCGCCGACGCGCTGCGCAGGTACGACCCCTCCATCGGGGTCACCTGCCTCGGCACCGAGCGCGGGCTGGAGACGAGGCTGGTGCCCGCGCGGGGGTACGAGCTGGCGCTGGTGCCCGCGGTCCCGTTGCCGCGCGCCATCACGCCGCAGCTTCTGACGGTGCCGGGCCGCCTGGCGGGCGCGATCAACACCGCCGCCGGCATCCTGGACCGGTCGCAGGCCGACGTGCTCGTCGGCTTCGGAGGGTACGTCGCCACGCCCGCCTACCTGGGCGCGCGGCGGCGCGGCGTGCCGATCGTGGTGCACGAGGCCAATCCGCGGCCGGGCCTGGCCAACCGGCTCGGCGCCCGGCTCACCGAGCACGTCTTCACCGGCCATCCCGACGCCGTCCTGCCGCGCGCCCAGTACGTCGGCATCCCGCTGCGCCGTGAGATCGCCATGCTGGACCGGCTGTCCATGGGCGACAAGGCGCGGTCCTACTTCGGGCTGGAGAGCGACCGGCCGACGTTGCTGGTGTTCGGCGGCTCCCAGGGCGCCCGCGCGATCAACGAGGCGGCCCTCGCCGCCGCGCCCGCGCTGCGCCAGGCCGGCGTCCAGGTCGTCCACGTGGTGGGCCCGAAGAACGAGCTCATCGCGGAGCCGCCGCCCGGCGACCCGCAGTACGTCGTGCTGCCCTACATCGACCGCATGGACCTCGCGTACGCGGCGGCGGACTTCGTGCTGTGCCGCAGCGGCGCGCTCACCTGCGCCGAGCTGACCGCCGTGGGGCTGCCCGCGGCCTTCGTTCCGCTGCCGCACGGCAACGGCGAGCAGAGTCTCAACGCGGCGCCGATCGTCCAGGCCGGGGGAGGCATCATGGTGGACAACGCCGACCTCACCACCGAGTGGATCCTCCGCAACGTGCTGCCCATCCTGCGCGACCCCGAGCGGGTCGTCGCCATGTCGGCCGCCGCCGCCCGCATGGGGCGCAAGGACGCCGACGAGGTGCTCGCGGGCAAGGTGCTCGGCGTGGTGGCCGCGGGAGGCCGGCGATGA